The Desulfobacterales bacterium DNA segment AGGCGGCGTGGAAGCTTTCGGGCTGTCATTCTCATGGGGATTTGCTAATTTGCCATCCCGGTTACAGGAAGGCAAAAACTGATTTAACAGGGCAGGCAGATAAACAGAGGTACCCATATTTGACAGAATTAACTGGACATACAACTGGCGCATGGGGTCGTGCCAAGATAACGATTTGAAATAACAGGGAATTTATCTAAATAAAGCAACAAAAGCACCAGCGTCCCCTCTACCAAAATGTGAGTCCGCGAAGATTAGCGGCAAAAAAAGAAATATTATCAACAGATTACGCAGATTGCACAGATTAAAGAAAAAGAAAAAGAAAAAGAAAAAGAAAAAAACTGAGTGCTTGAATTTAAAAATAATCTGTGAAATCTGAGCAATCTGTGGAAAAAGATTATCCGCGCCAATCAGCGACAAAAGAATAAAAGCTCCGTAGTAAAAACGAAGAAACCAATAAGCCAGTGATAAACTAACAAAACTACCAGCGTCCCCCCTATCATTTATGCATGAATAAACCCTGATTGGAGGAATCTATATGAAAAAACATTATCCGATAATTATCGAACAGGATAAAGATGGGGTATATATAGTTCAATGTCCATTATATAAAGGTTGCCGAAGTTACGGGTATAATATTGAAGAAGCCATGGGAAATATAAAGGAGGCTATCGAAGCCTGCATTGAGGATGAGGAGGATAACTTTGAAGATCAGCCGACATTCATTGGAATACGAGATATAGAATTGAGTTCGGTATGACAGATTATCCCACATTATCATTTCGTGATCTTAT contains these protein-coding regions:
- a CDS encoding type II toxin-antitoxin system HicB family antitoxin, translated to MKKHYPIIIEQDKDGVYIVQCPLYKGCRSYGYNIEEAMGNIKEAIEACIEDEEDNFEDQPTFIGIRDIELSSV